In the genome of Prunus dulcis unplaced genomic scaffold, ALMONDv2, whole genome shotgun sequence, the window TTGATTATCATAATAATCTTCATAGTGTTCTCATCCAATTCATTGTGCCTCTCTATTTGTTCTAGGAAAACTTAGATGATTATTCATTTACGTTTGATCTATTTTTACCGGGGGCCCCGAAAATAGGAAGTTCATCTCAGAAAATACATTAGACCTAAAATGGTTGTTTGTGCCCTATTAAATTACATATCTGCagtacaagaaaaaaaaaaatacattagTGACCAATAGAATGGTCACTAAAAGTACGTAAAACTAATGTAGTGACCAAATAATGTTAGTTATTGAGTGGTCAATATATAAACTTGTCACAAATTCTTTTTGTGATCAACTGAAATTACTGTCGCTAGAACGGAGACTATTAGTGACTTACCTAGCACCGATAATATTATGATACTCCACAAATCGCATCGACTTAATGCAATTCACGTTTATGTTTTTGCTGCATTAGTTTCCGTTAGCTTTATTTTGTAGGGTTTCAGATTAGCtagatttatcaaacactttgcTTTTGCCAAACAGTGAATCCTATGGAGCAATATCCGTCATCATTTGTCACCAAACAAACAGCTTGGAGTTTGAGTTCCAATCTACTAATCTTCTACTGATTCAAGCATTACCATAACACcatggtctctctctctctctctctctctctctctctctctctctatatatatatatatatatatatatatatacgtcaaacttttctttttggatgaAATATACGTCAAATATtttacaaagaaagaaaaagaaaatatgtcctttgtaaaaagaagaaaaaccatATAAAAACACCAGCTATCACAAAACGGACAACCAGCCAGCAAAAGGAGCTCCCGTCCACTGCCTTCTTcgccaaaattttgatttaaccTGAAACAACATAACCTGGCATAAGCATTCAAAGGCCGAGGATGTCAAAATCTAGGTACAAACAGATACCTATAGTACTTAGACACTAAAAATTATCATTTCTTACCTCTCATCTTTAATTCTCAAATCCCTCAAGCGTTCTTCGGTGTGTCACGATTGATTGTGATCCCTTTCTTCTGGCCAGTCAGCATATCCTCAGCGGAGACACTCAAGATTCCATTTGAGTCAATATCAAAGCAAACATTAAACTCAGGAACACCTTTGGGAGCGGGAGGAATGTCATCAAGGCTAAATTCACCCAAATAGTTATTATTTACCGTTGATGTACTCTCACCCTCATAAATGGCGAATCTGATACTACGTTGGTTGTCATAGACAGTAACTAGAGTCGTCTCCTTCACCACGGGAACTCTCGTGTTTCTTCGGATCACAAATTGCATGGCATTTTTATCACCCGTGCTTACAATCGTAACCTGCACCCCAAGTGACATAGGGATGATATCCAAGAGACTGAAGTCTTGAAGCTTCCCTGTTACATTGCCAGTCAAGACTGCAGCTTGAACAGCGGCTCCATATGCCACAGCCTCATCCGGATTAATGTTCCTGCACAACTCCTTACCGTTGAAAACCTCCTTCAATAGCTCTTGCACCTTTGGAATTCTTGAAGAGCcaccaacaagaacaacatCGTCGACATTGCTTATGTCcattttggcatccttcaaacACTTCTTCACAGGCTCCATGCACTTGTTGAAGATATCCATGTTCATTTGCTCAAATTTCTTCCGGgaaaaatttgcataaaaatCTTCACCCTGGTACCAACAGTCAATTTCAATATCGGTTTCAAACGAATATGACAGTGCCTTCTTTGCCTTCTCACACTCAGTTTTGGCCCTCCTAAGAGCTCTGGAGTTTCCACTAATGTCCAATTGATGCTTTCTCTTGAATTCTTGGACACAGTAACTCACCATTCTGTTATCCAAGTCTTCACCGCCAAGGTGTGTGTCTCCAGCAGTGGCCATCACTTCAAACACACCATGTTGTCCAATGATGAGCAGAGACACATCTAAAGTGCCACCGCCCCAATCAAATATCATCACATGTTTCTTCTTATACCAACCAACCTTCTTGTCAATGCCATAAGCAATGGCTGCAGCCGTTGGTTCGTTGATAATACCCAGCACATTTAAGCCGGCCAAGGCACCGGCATTCATTGTAGCCTGACGTTGCGAGTCGTTGAAGTACGACGGCACAGTAATAACTGCATTTTTCACATTTGAGCAGAGGTAGGTTTCCGCAATCTCCTTCATCTTCCTGAGAACCAAGGATGATATTTGTTCAGCAGCAAATTTTTTCTCTTCACCCTTGTGCATTACCACAATCTTGGGCTTGCCACTAGGATCTTCAATCACCTTGAATGGCCAGAGCTTCACATCACTTTGAACAGAGGCGTCACTGAATCTCCTACCAATTAACCGCTTTGCATCTGCAAGTTGACTTCAAgttaattttagtttaaaatattTCTAGCATGAAACAATTTAACTATTTAAATCTCCATATTAAgaatcaatcaaataatatatattgcaaTTTAGTGTCAGATCAAATTTGAACTAACAAATTAAAACACCCGAAAATATGAAAAGTTGCATAAAATATTACACCGCTGTGTTAACTATCAAGGGTAAAATGGTTATTATCTGGAAACTTAAAAACTCGTTGACCTATGAGAAAACAATTTATTGATATTCTTACCGAAGATTGAGTTGGCCGGATTTCTCAGGATTTGGTTAAATGCTTCATCGCCTACCAACCTATTACTTTCAGTGAATGTAACATAAGATCGAGTTGTCCTTTTACCCTGATCATTTGCTATGATTTCTGCATGATCCTTCTGCCACACCGCTACACACGAATATGTTGTGCCCAGATCGATCCCGATTGCAGGACTCTCTGCTGCCATTATTACTTTCTCAGCTAACTGTTGAAGAAGCTGATTGTGAGCAAGAAGTATAATGATCGTAGAAATTAATGGATATTGAAATGAagtttgtatatatatggaaGAAATGAGAAGTCTAAGTCAATACGCGTTCAAAAGTATACTTCAAATGTTGAGCAACAAAATTAAGTAATGATATGTGACTCAAACGCAACCGAAACGGGTGGGTAGCAAATGCAAAACtcaattgaaattttgattgaaaaaaaaaagtaatgatATGTGAGAgaacttttatttgtatttatttattttcacatTAGGTAAGCATACcatcaaagagaagaaagttAAAATGTATAAGGATGGCACGCAGtgaacacaaaatcaaagGAGATGAACGGTGATGCGCATAGTTCCAACAATAATGAGTTCATATCTTTacggccaaaaaaaaaaaaaaaaaaccaaaaaatagtaaatatgaagatttcaaaatttgcCAAATCCACTAATTTTGTGTCTTCTTTTTCAGACTTGTCCTTTAATCCAATTACTTTAAAAGGGAAATACTTTGCTCCTTAAATGTAAGCGGTCATCACAGTCGGACATGTACGCAGAAAACCCAATAATGTTTAGGTCATCAATTGACTCGGTTATGAATCCTATCCGGTCATATAATTTAGCAcaccaaaagggaaaaaattaAGGGAAAAAAGTATGCGGATGGATGGATACTCATAAGATACTTTGATTTGAAATGTGGAGGAAGTAGCCTATTGATGAATCTAAGTCAATGCTTtgttaatatattaatgaatATAATTTAAACTTTAAAACTTGTCATGTAGAGCAAGTTGAATAGATCGTAGAAGTTTcgaaacaatttaataaatttaatgaTTTGTTAGGAAGGAAGGATGGAAATAAGGGGAGGCTTCAGCATCAAGCAAAGTCACAGCAACTTCGTTGCTTATTccgtttaaataaaaaaacatgatGGCGACCATGaatataacatatccaaatcaGCCGGAACAAGTCTTTGTCTTTGATAAATGGAAAATAAGCGGAACGTTGTTCTGAATTTCGATGTATCATATTCAACTCCTtggattaatttaatttctggTTGGTTTGGTCCTATAATGGCGCAATATGTGTTGGACCCAATCTCTTGATCCTTAACAATAACAACGACTAGTACTacttggaataaaaaaaacgaCTAGTACTATATACATGTATTCAAAGTAGGAATGAAAATGGGTCGAATCATGGTTGCGCACAACTCCCCTTTCCCATTAAGTTTTTTTCCCATTTCCGCCTCAATTATTCCCATAATACTCAAATCGGGTCCCTGCCCTCGTTGTACATGTAAATACCTAATATattcctctctctcatctGATGTACACACTTTCTTAATCACCATCTTCTTATTATATGGGCGTAAGAGTTCCAAGCCAAGTATAGAAAATCATGATGCTCAATCATGGAGCTTGGCTTGTGATGCGTGAGCATTTCACGGGTCAATGTATATGAAACCAACCCCAAAGCTGTCCATAATTTTTGCAAGTAACGGCATGTATCCTCACTTAGTTAATGATTATTTTACTTGAGTAGGAAGATAACGTGATATGTCGccttgttatttatttatttattttaaaataacacaCCCACTGTATTTTGAAATAATACCCTCATGCTCATCTAATATACCCCACTTCCTTTGTAACCTTTATGTATCACCGATCGGTTGGTGATGAAGGAGCATCTCACTGGTCAATGTCTGTGCACCAAGCTCCCAAGTGGAAAACCAAATCCCCAAGCCATTTAATATTACtctattatttttacaaataaTC includes:
- the LOC117613415 gene encoding heat shock cognate 70 kDa protein-like: MAAESPAIGIDLGTTYSCVAVWQKDHAEIIANDQGKRTTRSYVTFTESNRLVGDEAFNQILRNPANSIFDAKRLIGRRFSDASVQSDVKLWPFKVIEDPSGKPKIVVMHKGEEKKFAAEQISSLVLRKMKEIAETYLCSNVKNAVITVPSYFNDSQRQATMNAGALAGLNVLGIINEPTAAAIAYGIDKKVGWYKKKHVMIFDWGGGTLDVSLLIIGQHGVFEVMATAGDTHLGGEDLDNRMVSYCVQEFKRKHQLDISGNSRALRRAKTECEKAKKALSYSFETDIEIDCWYQGEDFYANFSRKKFEQMNMDIFNKCMEPVKKCLKDAKMDISNVDDVVLVGGSSRIPKVQELLKEVFNGKELCRNINPDEAVAYGAAVQAAVLTGNVTGKLQDFSLLDIIPMSLGVQVTIVSTGDKNAMQFVIRRNTRVPVVKETTLVTVYDNQRSIRFAIYEGESTSTVNNNYLGEFSLDDIPPAPKGVPEFNVCFDIDSNGILSVSAEDMLTGQKKGITINRDTPKNA